A stretch of Triticum aestivum cultivar Chinese Spring chromosome 1D, IWGSC CS RefSeq v2.1, whole genome shotgun sequence DNA encodes these proteins:
- the LOC123180927 gene encoding RNA-binding protein 39 isoform X2, which yields MSVPMAIALTGQPLLGQAVMVKPSEAEKNLAQSNATSGGAASGGARKLYVGNLHSNITEDQLRQVFEPFGQVELVQLPVDPLTGLCKGFGFIQFARLEDAKAAQSLNGQLDIAGRVIKVSAVTDQGGVQLGTTTGDLDDDEGGGLALNASSRALLMRKLDRSGTATSLTGGIGAPGLNTSVGLPAAASMLGAPLTAASLLVQPVGAIPGAPLPIISQSADIGTPTEFLLLKNMFDPAVETDPDFDLDIRDDVQDECSKFGVVKHIFVDKHTAGFVYLHFDSATAAASAQRSLHGRWFAGKMITATFMTAQQYEMKFPDRAAME from the exons ATGTCTGTTCCAATGGCAATTGCTCTGACTGGTCAGCCGCTTCTAGGGCAAGCAGTAATGGTTAAGCCATCAGAGGCCGAAAAGAACTTAGCTCAGTCAAATGCGACATCTGGTGGAGCAGCTTCAGGTGGAGCAAGAAAGCTGTATGTTGGCAACCTTCATTCCAATATCACCGAGGACCAATTGAGACAG GTCTTTGAACCATTTGGGCAAGTGGAGCTTGTCCAGCTGCCTGTAGATCCACTCACTGGGCTATGCAAAGGTTTTGGTTTCATTCAG TTTGCACGGCTTGAAGATGCAAAAGCTGCTCAGAGTTTAAATGGCCAACTTGATATTGCTGGGAGAGTAATAAAG GTCTCAGCTGTTACTGATCAGGGTGGTGTGCAACTTGGCACAACTACTGGAGATTTAGATGATGATGAAGGTGGAGGCTTG GCATTAAATGCAAGCTCTAGAGCCCTTCTGATGCGGAAATTGGACCGCAGTGGCACTGCAACCAG CTTAACTGGTGGCATTGGTGCTCCTGGATTGAACACTTCTGTTGGATTGCCCGCTGCTGCATCAATGCTTGGTGCTCCTCTGACAGCTGCTTCTCTTCTTGTACAGCCTGTTGGAGCAATTCCAGGGGCACCTCTTCCTATCATCTCTCAATCTGCTGATATTGGTACACCTACTGAATTCCTATTGCTGAAGAACATGTTTGACCCAGCAGTGGAG ACGGATCCTGATTTTGATTTGGATATTAGAGATGATGTGCAAGACGAATGTTCGAAGTTTGGTGTAGTGAAGCATATTTTTGTTGACAA GCATACCGCCGGCTTTGTGTACCTGCATTTTGATAGCGCAACAGCAGCAGCAAGTGCGCAACGATCACTTCACGGCCGATGGTTTGCTGGAAAGATGATTACGGCAACCTTTATG ACAGCACAACAGTATGAAATGAAGTTCCCAGACCGCGCAGCTATGGAATGA
- the LOC123180927 gene encoding RNA-binding protein 39 isoform X1, whose product MDFDEYDYLEKAVEPSVPSTNGGGEKDRSSRRRSSTAGGGGRDQEERGSKRPRSGEDRERHRSGREHRDREDGKEKVDREKVREKDEGRDREKVREKDGGRSREKVREKDESRDPEKVREKEEGRDREKVREKDGSRDREKVREKEREGRDKLMERENGRERRSRSRSERRRGEEEEMVRELQRERERSDRHRDYRDRDFRRKKDDGTEPEVDPERDQRTVFAFQLSLKADERDVYEFFSRAGKVRDVRLIMDRNSRRSKGVGYIEFYDVMSVPMAIALTGQPLLGQAVMVKPSEAEKNLAQSNATSGGAASGGARKLYVGNLHSNITEDQLRQVFEPFGQVELVQLPVDPLTGLCKGFGFIQFARLEDAKAAQSLNGQLDIAGRVIKVSAVTDQGGVQLGTTTGDLDDDEGGGLALNASSRALLMRKLDRSGTATSLTGGIGAPGLNTSVGLPAAASMLGAPLTAASLLVQPVGAIPGAPLPIISQSADIGTPTEFLLLKNMFDPAVETDPDFDLDIRDDVQDECSKFGVVKHIFVDKHTAGFVYLHFDSATAAASAQRSLHGRWFAGKMITATFMTAQQYEMKFPDRAAME is encoded by the exons ATGGACTTTGACGAGTACGACTACTTGGAGAAGGCAGTCGAGCCCTCCGTTCCTTCAACCAACGGCGGGGGTGAGAAGGACCGCAGCTCGCGCCGCCGCTCCTccaccgccggcggcggcggtcgcgaCCAAGAGGAGCGCGGATCGAAGCGTCCTCGCTCGGGAGAAGACCGCGAGCGGCACCGCAGCGGCCGTGAGCACCGCGACCGGGAAGACGGGAAGGAGAAGGTCGACCGGGAGAAGGTTAGGGAGAAGGACGAGGGCCGCGACCGCGAGAAGGTTAGGGAGAAGGACGGGGGCCGCAGCCGCGAGAAGGTTAGGGAGAAGGATGAGAGCCGCGACCCTGAGAAGGTCAGGGAGAAGGAAGAGGGCCGGGACCGAGAGAAAGTTAGGGAGAAGGATGGCAGCCGCGACCGTGAGAAGGTTAGGGAAAAGGAGCGGGAGGGCAGGGACAAGCTAATGGAGAGGGAAAATGGGAGGGAACGGAGGAGCCGTAGCCGCTCAGAGCGCCgccgcggggaggaggaggagatggtgaGGGAGCTCCAGCGGGAGCGTGAACGCAGCGACCGCCACCGTGACTACAGAGACCGTGATTTCAG GCGTAAGAAAGATGATGGTACAGAACCAGAAGTTGACCCAGAAAGAGATCAAAGGACTGTATTTGCCTTCCAG CTATCGTTGAAGGCAGATGAAAGGGATGTCTATGAGTTCTTCTCAAGAGCAGGGAAG GTTCGTGATGTCCGCCTTATCATGGACCGAAACTCGCGGCGTTCCAAAGGAGTTGG GTACATCGAGTTCTATGATGTCATGTCTGTTCCAATGGCAATTGCTCTGACTGGTCAGCCGCTTCTAGGGCAAGCAGTAATGGTTAAGCCATCAGAGGCCGAAAAGAACTTAGCTCAGTCAAATGCGACATCTGGTGGAGCAGCTTCAGGTGGAGCAAGAAAGCTGTATGTTGGCAACCTTCATTCCAATATCACCGAGGACCAATTGAGACAG GTCTTTGAACCATTTGGGCAAGTGGAGCTTGTCCAGCTGCCTGTAGATCCACTCACTGGGCTATGCAAAGGTTTTGGTTTCATTCAG TTTGCACGGCTTGAAGATGCAAAAGCTGCTCAGAGTTTAAATGGCCAACTTGATATTGCTGGGAGAGTAATAAAG GTCTCAGCTGTTACTGATCAGGGTGGTGTGCAACTTGGCACAACTACTGGAGATTTAGATGATGATGAAGGTGGAGGCTTG GCATTAAATGCAAGCTCTAGAGCCCTTCTGATGCGGAAATTGGACCGCAGTGGCACTGCAACCAG CTTAACTGGTGGCATTGGTGCTCCTGGATTGAACACTTCTGTTGGATTGCCCGCTGCTGCATCAATGCTTGGTGCTCCTCTGACAGCTGCTTCTCTTCTTGTACAGCCTGTTGGAGCAATTCCAGGGGCACCTCTTCCTATCATCTCTCAATCTGCTGATATTGGTACACCTACTGAATTCCTATTGCTGAAGAACATGTTTGACCCAGCAGTGGAG ACGGATCCTGATTTTGATTTGGATATTAGAGATGATGTGCAAGACGAATGTTCGAAGTTTGGTGTAGTGAAGCATATTTTTGTTGACAA GCATACCGCCGGCTTTGTGTACCTGCATTTTGATAGCGCAACAGCAGCAGCAAGTGCGCAACGATCACTTCACGGCCGATGGTTTGCTGGAAAGATGATTACGGCAACCTTTATG ACAGCACAACAGTATGAAATGAAGTTCCCAGACCGCGCAGCTATGGAATGA